From Tripterygium wilfordii isolate XIE 37 chromosome 16, ASM1340144v1, whole genome shotgun sequence, one genomic window encodes:
- the LOC119980378 gene encoding putative receptor-like protein kinase At4g00960 isoform X2, producing MQNHIKFIFLSHIIFISIGFATASRCGYTGNFTSNSTYANNRYQILSSLAPNVSANGGFFNNSIGQEPYKVYALGLCRGDAAPEYCFDCISSTSQQLMAECPNQKEATLWALKGQCLVRYANRSFFGILELDPMDYGDIINSSNITEFDQKWDDLMARVIDRASSGSSRIKYATEEVRLTQFQDIHALMQCTPDLSQSDCRSCLRENVVSFKSYCHGKHGCSVQRPNCYLRSDLSPFYNASASPPAPPPPSLSPPPSPSSNSPPGTTNTTNANNDDDGGGIEPGTIAAIVVPTVTFIAFLALTCIFLIQRRKKRYQEVENEVESVKSLQFDLATIRNATDNFSDANKLGQGGFGAVYKGTLPDGQYVAVKRLSRHSSQGEVEFKNEVLLMTKLQHRNLVKLLGFCLAGNERLLIYEFVPNSSLDHFLFDPTKRALLNWQIRYRIFGGIARGLLYLHEDSRLRIIHRDLKAGNIMLDEEMSPKISDFGMAKLFEVDQTQDATSRVVGTYGYMAPEYVRHGRFSVKSDVYSFGVLVLEIISGQKINRFRYREEAEDLLTFAWKNWNGGTVSNLIDPTLRVGSRSEMVRCIHIGLLCVQENEASRPTMASVVLMFSSSSVSLSAPLRPAFFSGTFVDSEASASTTTADQSVKFTTNEASITDLVPR from the exons ATgcaaaatcatataaaattcatttttctttctcatattATTTTCATTAGCATCGGTTTTGCCACTGCCTCTAGGTGTGGCTACACAGGAAATTTTACATCTAATAGTACCTATGCCAATAATCGGTACCAAATCCTCTCTTCTCTGGCTCCCAACGTCTCTGCAAATGGTGGTTTCTTCAACAACAGCATCGGCCAAGAACCCTACAAAGTATACGCTCTTGGGCTTTGCAGAGGAGATGCTGCACCAGAGTATTGTTTCGATTGTATCAGCTCCACCAGTCAACAACTCATGGCAGAGTGTCCAAACCAGAAAGAAGCAACTCTTTGGGCACTTAAAGGTCAATGTCTTGTACGCTACGCAAACCGCTCTTTTTTCGGAATACTGGAGCTAGATCCTATGGATTATGGCGATATTATCAATTCTTCAAATATAACAGAGTTTGATCAGAAATGGGATGATTTGATGGCAAGGGTGATCGACAGAGCTTCAAGTGGCTCTTCCAGGATTAAGTATGCAACGGAGGAAGTGAGACTGACTCAGTTTCAGGACATACATGCTCTGATGCAGTGTACTCCAGATCTGTCTCAGAGTGACTGCCGTTCCTGCCTGAGAGAAAACGTAGTTAGTTTTAAAAGTTACTGCCATGGGAAGCATGGATGTTCTGTTCAGAGACCTAACTGTTATTTGCGGTCGGATTTGTCTCCCTTTTACAATGCTTCTGCGTCTCCTCCAGCTCCTCCACCTCCGTCACTGTCTCCTCCTCCATCTCCATCCAGTAATTCTCCTCCAGGGACAACCAATACAACAAATGCAAACA atgatgatgatggcggCGGCATTGAACCTGGAACTATTGCAGCTATTGTTGTTCCTACAGTTACTTTCATCGCATTTCTTGCCCTCACTTGCATCTTTCTGATCCAAAGGAGAAAGAAGCGCTATCAGGAGGTTGAAA ATGAAGTTGAGAGTGTGAAATCCTTGCAATTTGACTTGGCGACGATAAGAAATGCAACTGATAACTTTTCTGATGCAAATAAGCTTGGACAAGGGGGATTTGGTGCTGTTTATAAG GGTACACTGCCAGATGGACAATATGTAGCGGTGAAGAGGCTGTCTAGACATTCAAGTCAAGGAGAAGTAGAATTTAAGAATGAGGTGTTGTTAATGACAAAGCTTCAACACAGGAATCTCGTCAAGCTTCTGGGTTTCTGCTTGGCAGGAAATGAAAGGCTTCTCATTTATGAGTTTGTGCCTAACTCGAGCCTTGATCACTTCCTATTTG ATCCGACAAAGCGTGCTTTATTGAATTGGCAAATTCGCTACAGAATTTTTGGGGGCATTGCTCGAgggcttctttaccttcatGAAGATTCTCGACTGCGAATTATTCATCGTGATCTCAAAGCAGGGAATATAATGTTGGATGAAGAAATGAGTCCCAAGATTTCGGATTTTGGAATGGCAAAGTTGTTTGAAGTGGATCAAACTCAAGACGCTACAAGCAGAGTTGTGGGAACCTA TGGATATATGGCTCCCGAGTATGTAAGGCACGGACGCTTCTCCGTTAAATCTGATGTGTATAGCTTTGGTGTATTGGTTTTGGAGATCATCAGCGGTCAAAAGATCAATCGTTTCCGTTATAGGGAAGAGGCTGAGGACCTCCTAACCTTC GCTTGGAAAAACTGGAATGGAGGGACAGTGTCAAATTTGATAGATCCGACACTGAGGGTTGGTTCGAGAAGTGAAATGGTGAGATGTATCCACATTGGACTCCTCtgtgttcaagaaaatgaagccagtagaccaaccaTGGCTTCAGTTGTTCTAATGTTCAGCAGCTCATCCGTTTCCCTCTCAGCACCCTTGAGACCTGCCTTTTTCAGCGGCACTTTTGTCGATTCTGAGGCATCAgcatcaacaacaacagcagaTCAATCTGTTAAATTCACCACCAATGAGGCTTCAATCACTGACTTAGTACCTCGATAA
- the LOC119980378 gene encoding putative receptor-like protein kinase At4g00960 isoform X3: MQNHIKFIFLSHIIFISIGFATASRCGYTGNFTSNSTYANNRYQILSSLAPNVSANGGFFNNSIGQEPYKVYALGLCRGDAAPEYCFDCISSTSQQLMAECPNQKEATLWALKGQCLVRYANRSFFGILELDPMDYGDIINSSNITEFDQKWDDLMARVIDRASSGSSRIKYATEEVRLTQFQDIHALMQCTPDLSQSDCRSCLRENVVSFKSYCHGKHGCSVQRPNCYLRSDLSPFYNASASPPAPPPPSLSPPPSPSNDDDGGGIEPGTIAAIVVPTVTFIAFLALTCIFLIQRRKKRYQEVENADEVESVKSLQFDLATIRNATDNFSDANKLGQGGFGAVYKGTLPDGQYVAVKRLSRHSSQGEVEFKNEVLLMTKLQHRNLVKLLGFCLAGNERLLIYEFVPNSSLDHFLFDPTKRALLNWQIRYRIFGGIARGLLYLHEDSRLRIIHRDLKAGNIMLDEEMSPKISDFGMAKLFEVDQTQDATSRVVGTYGYMAPEYVRHGRFSVKSDVYSFGVLVLEIISGQKINRFRYREEAEDLLTFAWKNWNGGTVSNLIDPTLRVGSRSEMVRCIHIGLLCVQENEASRPTMASVVLMFSSSSVSLSAPLRPAFFSGTFVDSEASASTTTADQSVKFTTNEASITDLVPR, encoded by the exons ATgcaaaatcatataaaattcatttttctttctcatattATTTTCATTAGCATCGGTTTTGCCACTGCCTCTAGGTGTGGCTACACAGGAAATTTTACATCTAATAGTACCTATGCCAATAATCGGTACCAAATCCTCTCTTCTCTGGCTCCCAACGTCTCTGCAAATGGTGGTTTCTTCAACAACAGCATCGGCCAAGAACCCTACAAAGTATACGCTCTTGGGCTTTGCAGAGGAGATGCTGCACCAGAGTATTGTTTCGATTGTATCAGCTCCACCAGTCAACAACTCATGGCAGAGTGTCCAAACCAGAAAGAAGCAACTCTTTGGGCACTTAAAGGTCAATGTCTTGTACGCTACGCAAACCGCTCTTTTTTCGGAATACTGGAGCTAGATCCTATGGATTATGGCGATATTATCAATTCTTCAAATATAACAGAGTTTGATCAGAAATGGGATGATTTGATGGCAAGGGTGATCGACAGAGCTTCAAGTGGCTCTTCCAGGATTAAGTATGCAACGGAGGAAGTGAGACTGACTCAGTTTCAGGACATACATGCTCTGATGCAGTGTACTCCAGATCTGTCTCAGAGTGACTGCCGTTCCTGCCTGAGAGAAAACGTAGTTAGTTTTAAAAGTTACTGCCATGGGAAGCATGGATGTTCTGTTCAGAGACCTAACTGTTATTTGCGGTCGGATTTGTCTCCCTTTTACAATGCTTCTGCGTCTCCTCCAGCTCCTCCACCTCCGTCACTGTCTCCTCCTCCATCTCCATCCA atgatgatgatggcggCGGCATTGAACCTGGAACTATTGCAGCTATTGTTGTTCCTACAGTTACTTTCATCGCATTTCTTGCCCTCACTTGCATCTTTCTGATCCAAAGGAGAAAGAAGCGCTATCAGGAGGTTGAAA ATGCAGATGAAGTTGAGAGTGTGAAATCCTTGCAATTTGACTTGGCGACGATAAGAAATGCAACTGATAACTTTTCTGATGCAAATAAGCTTGGACAAGGGGGATTTGGTGCTGTTTATAAG GGTACACTGCCAGATGGACAATATGTAGCGGTGAAGAGGCTGTCTAGACATTCAAGTCAAGGAGAAGTAGAATTTAAGAATGAGGTGTTGTTAATGACAAAGCTTCAACACAGGAATCTCGTCAAGCTTCTGGGTTTCTGCTTGGCAGGAAATGAAAGGCTTCTCATTTATGAGTTTGTGCCTAACTCGAGCCTTGATCACTTCCTATTTG ATCCGACAAAGCGTGCTTTATTGAATTGGCAAATTCGCTACAGAATTTTTGGGGGCATTGCTCGAgggcttctttaccttcatGAAGATTCTCGACTGCGAATTATTCATCGTGATCTCAAAGCAGGGAATATAATGTTGGATGAAGAAATGAGTCCCAAGATTTCGGATTTTGGAATGGCAAAGTTGTTTGAAGTGGATCAAACTCAAGACGCTACAAGCAGAGTTGTGGGAACCTA TGGATATATGGCTCCCGAGTATGTAAGGCACGGACGCTTCTCCGTTAAATCTGATGTGTATAGCTTTGGTGTATTGGTTTTGGAGATCATCAGCGGTCAAAAGATCAATCGTTTCCGTTATAGGGAAGAGGCTGAGGACCTCCTAACCTTC GCTTGGAAAAACTGGAATGGAGGGACAGTGTCAAATTTGATAGATCCGACACTGAGGGTTGGTTCGAGAAGTGAAATGGTGAGATGTATCCACATTGGACTCCTCtgtgttcaagaaaatgaagccagtagaccaaccaTGGCTTCAGTTGTTCTAATGTTCAGCAGCTCATCCGTTTCCCTCTCAGCACCCTTGAGACCTGCCTTTTTCAGCGGCACTTTTGTCGATTCTGAGGCATCAgcatcaacaacaacagcagaTCAATCTGTTAAATTCACCACCAATGAGGCTTCAATCACTGACTTAGTACCTCGATAA
- the LOC119980378 gene encoding putative receptor-like protein kinase At4g00960 isoform X1 — protein sequence MQNHIKFIFLSHIIFISIGFATASRCGYTGNFTSNSTYANNRYQILSSLAPNVSANGGFFNNSIGQEPYKVYALGLCRGDAAPEYCFDCISSTSQQLMAECPNQKEATLWALKGQCLVRYANRSFFGILELDPMDYGDIINSSNITEFDQKWDDLMARVIDRASSGSSRIKYATEEVRLTQFQDIHALMQCTPDLSQSDCRSCLRENVVSFKSYCHGKHGCSVQRPNCYLRSDLSPFYNASASPPAPPPPSLSPPPSPSSNSPPGTTNTTNANNDDDGGGIEPGTIAAIVVPTVTFIAFLALTCIFLIQRRKKRYQEVENADEVESVKSLQFDLATIRNATDNFSDANKLGQGGFGAVYKGTLPDGQYVAVKRLSRHSSQGEVEFKNEVLLMTKLQHRNLVKLLGFCLAGNERLLIYEFVPNSSLDHFLFDPTKRALLNWQIRYRIFGGIARGLLYLHEDSRLRIIHRDLKAGNIMLDEEMSPKISDFGMAKLFEVDQTQDATSRVVGTYGYMAPEYVRHGRFSVKSDVYSFGVLVLEIISGQKINRFRYREEAEDLLTFAWKNWNGGTVSNLIDPTLRVGSRSEMVRCIHIGLLCVQENEASRPTMASVVLMFSSSSVSLSAPLRPAFFSGTFVDSEASASTTTADQSVKFTTNEASITDLVPR from the exons ATgcaaaatcatataaaattcatttttctttctcatattATTTTCATTAGCATCGGTTTTGCCACTGCCTCTAGGTGTGGCTACACAGGAAATTTTACATCTAATAGTACCTATGCCAATAATCGGTACCAAATCCTCTCTTCTCTGGCTCCCAACGTCTCTGCAAATGGTGGTTTCTTCAACAACAGCATCGGCCAAGAACCCTACAAAGTATACGCTCTTGGGCTTTGCAGAGGAGATGCTGCACCAGAGTATTGTTTCGATTGTATCAGCTCCACCAGTCAACAACTCATGGCAGAGTGTCCAAACCAGAAAGAAGCAACTCTTTGGGCACTTAAAGGTCAATGTCTTGTACGCTACGCAAACCGCTCTTTTTTCGGAATACTGGAGCTAGATCCTATGGATTATGGCGATATTATCAATTCTTCAAATATAACAGAGTTTGATCAGAAATGGGATGATTTGATGGCAAGGGTGATCGACAGAGCTTCAAGTGGCTCTTCCAGGATTAAGTATGCAACGGAGGAAGTGAGACTGACTCAGTTTCAGGACATACATGCTCTGATGCAGTGTACTCCAGATCTGTCTCAGAGTGACTGCCGTTCCTGCCTGAGAGAAAACGTAGTTAGTTTTAAAAGTTACTGCCATGGGAAGCATGGATGTTCTGTTCAGAGACCTAACTGTTATTTGCGGTCGGATTTGTCTCCCTTTTACAATGCTTCTGCGTCTCCTCCAGCTCCTCCACCTCCGTCACTGTCTCCTCCTCCATCTCCATCCAGTAATTCTCCTCCAGGGACAACCAATACAACAAATGCAAACA atgatgatgatggcggCGGCATTGAACCTGGAACTATTGCAGCTATTGTTGTTCCTACAGTTACTTTCATCGCATTTCTTGCCCTCACTTGCATCTTTCTGATCCAAAGGAGAAAGAAGCGCTATCAGGAGGTTGAAA ATGCAGATGAAGTTGAGAGTGTGAAATCCTTGCAATTTGACTTGGCGACGATAAGAAATGCAACTGATAACTTTTCTGATGCAAATAAGCTTGGACAAGGGGGATTTGGTGCTGTTTATAAG GGTACACTGCCAGATGGACAATATGTAGCGGTGAAGAGGCTGTCTAGACATTCAAGTCAAGGAGAAGTAGAATTTAAGAATGAGGTGTTGTTAATGACAAAGCTTCAACACAGGAATCTCGTCAAGCTTCTGGGTTTCTGCTTGGCAGGAAATGAAAGGCTTCTCATTTATGAGTTTGTGCCTAACTCGAGCCTTGATCACTTCCTATTTG ATCCGACAAAGCGTGCTTTATTGAATTGGCAAATTCGCTACAGAATTTTTGGGGGCATTGCTCGAgggcttctttaccttcatGAAGATTCTCGACTGCGAATTATTCATCGTGATCTCAAAGCAGGGAATATAATGTTGGATGAAGAAATGAGTCCCAAGATTTCGGATTTTGGAATGGCAAAGTTGTTTGAAGTGGATCAAACTCAAGACGCTACAAGCAGAGTTGTGGGAACCTA TGGATATATGGCTCCCGAGTATGTAAGGCACGGACGCTTCTCCGTTAAATCTGATGTGTATAGCTTTGGTGTATTGGTTTTGGAGATCATCAGCGGTCAAAAGATCAATCGTTTCCGTTATAGGGAAGAGGCTGAGGACCTCCTAACCTTC GCTTGGAAAAACTGGAATGGAGGGACAGTGTCAAATTTGATAGATCCGACACTGAGGGTTGGTTCGAGAAGTGAAATGGTGAGATGTATCCACATTGGACTCCTCtgtgttcaagaaaatgaagccagtagaccaaccaTGGCTTCAGTTGTTCTAATGTTCAGCAGCTCATCCGTTTCCCTCTCAGCACCCTTGAGACCTGCCTTTTTCAGCGGCACTTTTGTCGATTCTGAGGCATCAgcatcaacaacaacagcagaTCAATCTGTTAAATTCACCACCAATGAGGCTTCAATCACTGACTTAGTACCTCGATAA
- the LOC119980378 gene encoding putative receptor-like protein kinase At4g00960 isoform X4, with product MQNHIKFIFLSHIIFISIGFATASRCGYTGNFTSNSTYANNRYQILSSLAPNVSANGGFFNNSIGQEPYKVYALGLCRGDAAPEYCFDCISSTSQQLMAECPNQKEATLWALKEFDQKWDDLMARVIDRASSGSSRIKYATEEVRLTQFQDIHALMQCTPDLSQSDCRSCLRENVVSFKSYCHGKHGCSVQRPNCYLRSDLSPFYNASASPPAPPPPSLSPPPSPSSNSPPGTTNTTNANNDDDGGGIEPGTIAAIVVPTVTFIAFLALTCIFLIQRRKKRYQEVENADEVESVKSLQFDLATIRNATDNFSDANKLGQGGFGAVYKGTLPDGQYVAVKRLSRHSSQGEVEFKNEVLLMTKLQHRNLVKLLGFCLAGNERLLIYEFVPNSSLDHFLFDPTKRALLNWQIRYRIFGGIARGLLYLHEDSRLRIIHRDLKAGNIMLDEEMSPKISDFGMAKLFEVDQTQDATSRVVGTYGYMAPEYVRHGRFSVKSDVYSFGVLVLEIISGQKINRFRYREEAEDLLTFAWKNWNGGTVSNLIDPTLRVGSRSEMVRCIHIGLLCVQENEASRPTMASVVLMFSSSSVSLSAPLRPAFFSGTFVDSEASASTTTADQSVKFTTNEASITDLVPR from the exons ATgcaaaatcatataaaattcatttttctttctcatattATTTTCATTAGCATCGGTTTTGCCACTGCCTCTAGGTGTGGCTACACAGGAAATTTTACATCTAATAGTACCTATGCCAATAATCGGTACCAAATCCTCTCTTCTCTGGCTCCCAACGTCTCTGCAAATGGTGGTTTCTTCAACAACAGCATCGGCCAAGAACCCTACAAAGTATACGCTCTTGGGCTTTGCAGAGGAGATGCTGCACCAGAGTATTGTTTCGATTGTATCAGCTCCACCAGTCAACAACTCATGGCAGAGTGTCCAAACCAGAAAGAAGCAACTCTTTGGGCACTTAAAG AGTTTGATCAGAAATGGGATGATTTGATGGCAAGGGTGATCGACAGAGCTTCAAGTGGCTCTTCCAGGATTAAGTATGCAACGGAGGAAGTGAGACTGACTCAGTTTCAGGACATACATGCTCTGATGCAGTGTACTCCAGATCTGTCTCAGAGTGACTGCCGTTCCTGCCTGAGAGAAAACGTAGTTAGTTTTAAAAGTTACTGCCATGGGAAGCATGGATGTTCTGTTCAGAGACCTAACTGTTATTTGCGGTCGGATTTGTCTCCCTTTTACAATGCTTCTGCGTCTCCTCCAGCTCCTCCACCTCCGTCACTGTCTCCTCCTCCATCTCCATCCAGTAATTCTCCTCCAGGGACAACCAATACAACAAATGCAAACA atgatgatgatggcggCGGCATTGAACCTGGAACTATTGCAGCTATTGTTGTTCCTACAGTTACTTTCATCGCATTTCTTGCCCTCACTTGCATCTTTCTGATCCAAAGGAGAAAGAAGCGCTATCAGGAGGTTGAAA ATGCAGATGAAGTTGAGAGTGTGAAATCCTTGCAATTTGACTTGGCGACGATAAGAAATGCAACTGATAACTTTTCTGATGCAAATAAGCTTGGACAAGGGGGATTTGGTGCTGTTTATAAG GGTACACTGCCAGATGGACAATATGTAGCGGTGAAGAGGCTGTCTAGACATTCAAGTCAAGGAGAAGTAGAATTTAAGAATGAGGTGTTGTTAATGACAAAGCTTCAACACAGGAATCTCGTCAAGCTTCTGGGTTTCTGCTTGGCAGGAAATGAAAGGCTTCTCATTTATGAGTTTGTGCCTAACTCGAGCCTTGATCACTTCCTATTTG ATCCGACAAAGCGTGCTTTATTGAATTGGCAAATTCGCTACAGAATTTTTGGGGGCATTGCTCGAgggcttctttaccttcatGAAGATTCTCGACTGCGAATTATTCATCGTGATCTCAAAGCAGGGAATATAATGTTGGATGAAGAAATGAGTCCCAAGATTTCGGATTTTGGAATGGCAAAGTTGTTTGAAGTGGATCAAACTCAAGACGCTACAAGCAGAGTTGTGGGAACCTA TGGATATATGGCTCCCGAGTATGTAAGGCACGGACGCTTCTCCGTTAAATCTGATGTGTATAGCTTTGGTGTATTGGTTTTGGAGATCATCAGCGGTCAAAAGATCAATCGTTTCCGTTATAGGGAAGAGGCTGAGGACCTCCTAACCTTC GCTTGGAAAAACTGGAATGGAGGGACAGTGTCAAATTTGATAGATCCGACACTGAGGGTTGGTTCGAGAAGTGAAATGGTGAGATGTATCCACATTGGACTCCTCtgtgttcaagaaaatgaagccagtagaccaaccaTGGCTTCAGTTGTTCTAATGTTCAGCAGCTCATCCGTTTCCCTCTCAGCACCCTTGAGACCTGCCTTTTTCAGCGGCACTTTTGTCGATTCTGAGGCATCAgcatcaacaacaacagcagaTCAATCTGTTAAATTCACCACCAATGAGGCTTCAATCACTGACTTAGTACCTCGATAA
- the LOC119980379 gene encoding putative receptor-like protein kinase At4g00960 — protein sequence MQNHIKFIFLSHIIFISIGFAKAHCYNNGNFTANSTYANNRYQILSSLAPNVSANTGFFSTSIGQEPNEVYAHGLCRGDATAESCFNCINSTSQQLMAECPNQKEATLWGGEGPCLVRYSNRSIYGTLVLDPQEAGYNTGDIFSNMTEFGEVWEALVKRVIVRASSGSSRMKFATEEVVVAAFPDIYAMAFCTPDLSQSDCSVCLKQNAGAYEMCCNGKQGGYVQRPSCYLRWDLYPFYNASASPPAPPPPSQSPPPSPSSNSPPGTTNTTNANDDDDGGIEPGTIAAIVVPTVTFIAFLALTCIFLIQRRRKRYQDVESKSKNCFCASKKNYADEVESVKSLQFDLATIRNATINFSDANKLGQGGFGAVYKGTLPDGQYVAVKRLSRHSSQGEIEFKNEVLLMTKLQHRNLVRLLGFCLAGSERLLIYEFVPNSSLDHFIFDSTKRVLLNWQNRYRIIGGIARGLLYLHEDSRLRIIHRDLKAGNIMLNDEMSPKISDFGMAKLLEVDQTQDDTSRIVGTYGYMAPEYAMHGHFSVKSDVYSFGVLVLEIISGQKINRFRYGEEAEDLLTFAWKNWNGGTVSNLIDPTLRVGSRSEMVRCIHIGLLCVQENVASRPTMASVVLMLSSSSLSLSAPLRPAFFGGTSVDSEASASTTTADQSKSKSVKFTTNEASITDLVPR from the exons ATgcaaaatcatataaaattcATCTTTCTTTCTCATATTATTTTCATAAGCATCGGTTTTGCAAAAGCCCACTGTTACAACAATGGAAACTTTACAGCTAATAGTACTTATGCCAATAATCGGTACCAAATCCTCTCTTCTCTGGCTCCCAATGTCTCTGCAAATACTGGTTTCTTCTCTACCAGCATCGGCCAAGAACCCAACGAAGTATATGCTCATGGGCTTTGCAGAGGAGATGCTACAGCAGAGTCTTGTTTCAATTGTATCAACTCCACCAGTCAACAACTCATGGCAGAGTGTCCAAACCAGAAAGAAGCAACTCTTTGGGGAGGTGAAGGTCCATGTCTTGTACGCTACTCGAACCGCTCTATTTACGGAACACTGGTGCTAGATCCTCAGGAAGCTGGCTATAATACTGGTGACATATTTTCAAATATGACAGAGTTTGGTGAGGTATGGGAAGCTTTGGTGAAAAGGGTGATCGTCAGAGCTTCAAGTGGGTCTTCCAGGATGAAGTTTGCAACGGAGGAAGTGGTTGTGGCTGCGTTTCCGGACATATATGCTATGGCGTTTTGTACTCCAGATCTGTCTCAGAGTGACTGCAGTGTCTGCCTGAAACAAAACGCTGGTGCTTATGAGATGTGCTGCAATGGGAAGCAAGGAGGTTATGTTCAGAGACCTAGCTGTTATTTGCGGTGGGATTTGTATCCCTTTTACAATGCTTCTGCGTCTCCTCCAGCTCCTCCACCTCCGTCACAGTCTCCTCCTCCATCTCCATCCAGTAATTCTCCTCCAGGGACAACCAATACAACAAATGCAAACG atgatgatgatggcggCATTGAACCTGGAACTATTGCAGCTATTGTTGTTCCTACAGTTACTTTCATTGCATTTCTTGCCCTCACATGCATCTTTCTGATCCAAAGGAGAAGGAAGCGCTATCAGGATGTTGAAAGTAAGTCGAAAAAttgtttttgtgcttcaaaaaaaaatt ATGCAGATGAAGTTGAGAGTGTGAAATCCTTGCAATTTGACTTGGCGACGATAAGAAATGCAACTATTAACTTTTCTGACGCAAATAAGCTTGGACAAGGGGGATTTGGTGCTGTTTATAAG GGTACTCTTCCAGATGGACAATATGTAGCGGTGAAGAGGCTGTCTAGACATTCGAGTCAAGGAGAAATAGAATTTAAGAACGAGGTGTTGTTAATGACGAAGCTTCAACACAGGAATTTGGTCAGGCTTTTGGGTTTCTGCTTGGCAGGAAGTGAGAGGCTTCTCATATATGAGTTTGTGCCTAACTCGAGCCTCGATCATTTCATATTTG ATTCAACAAAGCGTGTTCTACTGAATTGGCAAAATCGCTATAGAATTATTGGGGGCATTGCTCGAGGACTTCTTTACCTTCATGAAGATTCTCGATTGCGAATTATTCATCGCGATCTCAAAGCAGGCAACATAATGttgaatgatgaaatgagtCCCAAGATTTCGGATTTTGGAATGGCAAAATTGCTTGAAGTGGATCAAACACAAGATGATACAAGTAGAATCGTAGGAACCTA TGGATATATGGCTCCCGAGTATGCAATGCACGGACACTTCTCCGTTAAATCTGATGTGTATAGCTTTGGCGTATTGGTTTTGGAGATCATCAGCGGTCAAAAGATCAATCGTTTCCGTTATGGGGAAGAGGCTGAGGACCTCCTAACTTTC GCTTGGAAAAACTGGAATGGAGGGACAGTGTCAAATTTGATAGATCCGACACTGAGGGTTGGTTCGAGAAGTGAAATGGTGAGGTGTATCCACATTGGACTCCTCTGTGTTCAAGAAAATGTAGCCAGTAGACCAACCATGGCTTCAGTTGTTCTAATGCTCAGCAGCTCCTCCTTGTCCCTCTCAGCACCCTTGAGACCGGCATTTTTCGGCGGCACTTCTGTCGATTCTGAGGCATCAgcatcaacaacaacagcagaTCAATCCAAAAGTAAATCTGTTAAATTCACCACCAATGAGGCTTCAATCACTGATTTAGTACCTCGATAA
- the LOC119981275 gene encoding cysteine-rich receptor-like protein kinase 14, giving the protein MENHIKFIVVSHLIFITINFATAITCYNTGNFTANGTYAHNRYQVLSSLAPNVSANGGFFTTSIGQEPDKVYALGLCRGDATPESCFNCINSTSQELMAECPNQKEALSWGVDGPCLVRYANRSFFGILELEPMDAGYNTADISSNITEFDQIWEALMERVIDRASSGSSRIKYATEEARLTEFQDIYALMQCTPDLSQSDCSYCLKQNVASFQRCCHGKQGGYVRRPNYILRWDLYPFYNVSASPSAPSPSPSTT; this is encoded by the coding sequence ATGGAAAATCATATAAAATTCATCGTTGTTTCTCATTTAATTTTCATAACCATCAACTTTGCCACTGCCATTACCTGTTACAACACAGGAAACTTTACAGCTAATGGAACCTATGCCCATAATCGGTACCAAGTCCTCTCTTCTCTGGCTCCCAATGTCTCTGCAAATGGTGGTTTCTTCACCACCAGCATCGGCCAAGAACCCGACAAAGTATATGCTCTCGGGCTTTGCAGAGGAGATGCTACACCAGAGTCTTGTTTCAATTGCATCAACTCCACCAGTCAAGAACTCATGGCAGAATGTCCAAACCAGAAAGAAGCACTTTCTTGGGGAGTTGATGGTCCATGTCTTGTACGCTACGCGAACCGCTCTTTTTTCGGAATACTGGAGCTAGAACCTATGGATGCTGGCTATAATACTGCTGACATATCTTCAAATATAACAGAGTTTGATCAGATATgggaagctttgatggaaaggGTGATTGACAGAGCTTCAAGCGGCTCTTCCAGGATTAAGTATGCGACGGAGGAAGCGAGACTGACTGAGTTTCAGGACATATATGCTCTGATGCAGTGTACTCCCGATCTGTCTCAGAGTGACTGCAGTTACTGCCTGAAACAAAACGTAGCAAGTTTTCAGAGGTGCTGCCATGGAAAGCAAGGAGGTTATGTTCGGAGACCTAACTATATTTTGCGCTGGGATTTGTATCCCTTTTACAATGTTTCTGCGTCTCCTTCagctccatctccatctccatctacAACTTGA